In Rhipicephalus microplus isolate Deutch F79 unplaced genomic scaffold, USDA_Rmic scaffold_60, whole genome shotgun sequence, the following proteins share a genomic window:
- the LOC142788470 gene encoding uncharacterized protein LOC142788470 — translation MSTRCLLCWPFWQFRRLYRKRRPRRLSSSLFLRASATTLTDDVFDFTVHLYSALQGSRRHRTWKARSKPCLYCYGSCRSNLASGSNKEVLQEVRQLKHEVRLLSVPQHAQPAQRSSDLPRLPAGTIGEVEAAEAAVQSKAVAVALRKHLLQIGGRGLREIGVNAMKAVLAHDVQVLYSLHGRKGKRAFVNLRLCRLVTDVICQKAGCDQAEALNFIKRWLPGSGDRCGGRKRRFRETFVVEQPDDPHSQSADYRLLVAAGFLPSHSSQGLDSTTVTVSPTQPDLQ, via the exons atgtcaacccgatgccttttgtgttggccgttctggcagttccgccgactttatagaaagagacgaccccgtcgcttgtcctcttctcttttccttcgggcatcagcgacaacattgacggacgacgtgttcgacttcaccgtgcac ctgtacagtgctctccaaggctcaaggaggcatcGCACgtggaaggctcggagcaaaccatgc ctctattgctacggatcctgcagatccaacttggcatccggcagcaacaaagaggttctgcaggaggtgcgacagctgaagcacgaggtacggctcttgtccgtgcctcagcacgcccagccagcacagcgctcctctgaccttccccggctgcctgctggtacaattggagaagtggaggcagcagaggcagctgtgcagagtaaagctgtggctgtggctttg cgcaagcacctcctgcagattgggggacgtggcctccgagaaattggtgtgaatgccatgaaggctgtattggcacatgacgtgcaagtgctgtacagccttcatggcagaaaagggaaaagggcctttgtgaacctgaggctctgtagattagtgacag atgtcatctgccaaaaagcagggtgcgaccaggcggaggccctcaactttattaagaggtggctaccagggtctggtgatcgctgtgggggcaggaagcggcgcttcagagaaacatttgttgtggagcagcccgatgatccccactctcagagtgcagattatcggctgctcgtggcagctggcttcctgcccagccacagcagccagggccttgacagcaccactgtcactgtgtccccaacgcaacctgacctgcagtag